A window of Conger conger chromosome 13, fConCon1.1, whole genome shotgun sequence contains these coding sequences:
- the sik3 gene encoding serine/threonine-protein kinase SIK3 homolog isoform X2, with translation MAAVSSGGAAGSAAAGITHPTRPAPAGMGAHNRAQPSSGINHPNRTVPAAGCITSPSHLPASRPPPARVGYYEIERTIGKGNFAVVKLATHMITKAKVAIKIVDKTQLDDENLKKIFREVQIMKMLRHPHIIRLYQVMETERMIYLVTEYASGGEIFDHLVAHGRMAEKDARRKFKQIVAAVHFCHCRNIVHRDLKAENLLLDHNLNIKIADFGFSNLFSRGQLLKTWCGSPPYAAPELFEGKEYDGPKVDIWSLGVVLYVLVCGALPFDGSTLQNLRARVLSGKFRIPFFMSTDCEYLIRHMLVLEPSRRLSMEQICKNKWMRLGDPDPEFERLIVECEQVKSERETELINDQVLIAMAEMGLDRERTLQSLQTDAYDHYSAIYSLLCDRLKRHKTLRIAQPSPRPIGYPMNPVQADQQGNPVSMTVPQVQLINPENQIVEPDGTMALDSDEGEEPSPEAMARYLSMRRHTVGVPDPRAEMQEELQKLAPGFPRTVPQPPFPPLATNMGPVHTLAPPQNLQPTQHLEYKEQSLLQPPTLQLLNGMGPLGRRASDGGANIQLHTQQLLKRPRGQSPLVTSPHPIPAVAPVDEEGSDGEPDQEAVQRYLANRFKRHTMHVPASAPPTEAPPDTQRPQGARQRVWGLEQHCRSSYKDCNTLHLPMERFSPVRRFSDGAATIQAFKAHLENNSLIQQLKQECEQLQKMYAAPQDERFLEHTQQQHILYQQEQQILHQQIQALSLGHGETQPSHLTHQLQRLRIQPSSPPPTNPSNHLFRQSNQSPPPGSSGMMQGHGAQSSVPYQHSAALFQAPSGSPPPTALPRMALPQPQPGLPRAVGMAQQQPGVPRAVGMTQQQVTIQVQEAELGAAAQRQGFLSTPCGHRVLGKQLSADSAETHSRSLSRFQCSTAYDPNQFSPHLFGEGVRAPGGGGVVGGYNPYLQGTSLKVPGLEAYQAGGGSAGGVGYGTPSPLQQALLSPTPPEYRPSQHVTPTLQGLLSPRHSLSGHADPRLPPQDLAALLKRQSPRPGPPSGTPQDYNELLLLRHLSQGEPLEPPPSPQHYHLLQIRTPDCPPLQLPHSESMEEDEPPGYQDGLLAKAVACVEGHELLGAPPGATPPYGTPTHRLPYLRNASTARDSSGPEHVECRPPGQTMELPDHNGVGYVTRGPQAEGYRPRGPLQRHHTIQTADDAYDQAESMAGMSLLAGKALSSARMSDILSQSSLTGSQQLHHREESVCDVEGELHAAACYPSSCTSDMLLSYKPPDLQYSMEQAGV, from the exons ATGGCGGCCGTGTCGAGCGGAGGTGCAGCTGGATCCGCAGCGGCCGGGATTACGCACCCTACCCGACCAGCCCCCGCAGGCATGGGCGCACACAACCGAGCACAGCCTTCATCTGGGATCAACCACCCGAACCGAACTGTCCCAGCTGCCGGCTGCATCACCAGTCCCAGCCACCTCCCGGCCAGCAGGCCCCCCCCAGCTCGAGTGGGCTACTACGAAATTGAACGGACCATTGGCAAGGGGAACTTCGCTGTTGTAAAACTAGCCACACACATGATCACAAAAGCCAAG GTGGCCATCAAGATAGTGGACAAGACCCAGCTGGATGACGAGAACCTGAAGAAGATCTTCAGGGAGGTGCAGATCATGAAGATGCTGAGGCACCCGCACATCATTCGCCTCTACCAG GTGATGGAAACAGAAAGGATGATCTATCTGGTGACTGAGTATGCCAGCGGTGGAGAGATATTCG aCCACCTGGTGGCCCACGGGCGGATGGCAGAGAAGGACGCTCGGCGGAAGTTCAAGCAGATCGTGGCGGCCGTGCACTTCTGCCACTGCCGCAACATCGTGCACCGAGACCTGAAGGCCGAGAACCTCCTCCTGGACCACAACCTCAACATCAAGATCGCAG ATTTTGGCTTCAGTAACCTGTTCTCGCGGGGCCAGCTCCTGAAGACGTGGTGTGGCAGCCCCCCCTACGCCGCTCCCGAGCTCTTCGAGGGAAAGGAGTACGACGGGCCCAAGGTGGACATCTGG AGTTTGGGAGTGGTGCTGTACGTGCTGGTTTGTGGTGCTCTGCCCTTTGATGGCAGCACCCTGCAGAACCTGAGGGCTCGAGTTCTAAGTGGAAAGTTCCGGATCCCCTTCTTCATGtccacag attGTGAGTACCTGATCCGGCACATGCTGGTCCTGGAGCCCAGCAGGCGGCTCTCCATGGAGCAGATCTGTAAGAACAAGTGGATGCGGCTGGGCGACCCCGACCCCGAGTTTGAGAGG ttGATAGTGGAGTGCGAGCAGGTCAAGTCAGAGCGGGAGACTGAACTCATCAACGACCAGGTGTTGATCGCCATGGCGGAAATGGGGCTGGACCGCGAGCGCACACTGCAG TCTCTGCAGACAGACGCCTATGATCACTACAGCGCCATCTACAGCCTGCTGTGTGACCGGCTGAAGAGGCACAAGACCCTGCGCATCGCTCAGCCCTCCCCCCGTCCCATTGGCTACCCCATGAACCCGGTGCAG GCGGATCAGCAGGGTAATCCGGTTAGCATGACCGTCCCCCAGGTCCAGCTCATCAACCCGGAGAACCAGATTGTGGAg CCCGACGGGACGATGGCTCTGGACAGTGACGAGGGCGAGGAGCCGTCCCCTGAGGCCATGGCACGGTACCTGTCCATGCGCCGGCACACGGTGGGCGTCCCAGACCCCAG GGCGGAGATGCAGGAGGAGCTCCAGAAGCTGGCCCCTGGCTTCCCCCGCACCGTCCCCCAGCCTCCCTTCCCCCCGCTGGCCACCAACATGGGCCCCGTACACACACTGGCCCCCCCACAGAACCTGCAGCCGACACAGCACCTGGAGTACAAG GAGCAGTccctgctccagccccccacccTGCAGCTGCTCAACGGCATGGGGCCCCTGGGCCGACGGGCCTCGGACGGCGGGGCCAACATCCAGCTACACACCCAGCAGCTCCTGAAGAGGCCCCGCGGACAGTCTCCACTCGTCACAAgccct caCCCCATCCCAGCCGTGGCCCCGGTGGATGAGGAGGGGTCTGACGGGGAGCCGGACCAGGAGGCGGTGCAGAG GTACCTGGCCAACCGCTTCAAGCGGCACACGATGCACGTGCCCGCGAGCGCGCCGCCCACCGAGGCCCCGCCCGACACACAGCGGCCCCAGGGGGCCCGGCAGAGGGTCTGGGGCCTGGAGCAGCACTGCCG GTCCAGCTATAAGGACTGTAACACGCTGCACCTGCCCATGGAGCGGTTCTCCCCCGTGCGGCGCTTCTCTGACGGAGCCGCCACCATCCAGGCCTTCAAGGCCCACCTGGAGAACAACAGCCTGATCCAGCAGCTCAAGCAG GAGTGTGAACAGCTGCAGAAAATGTACGCTGCACCGCAGGACGAGCGGTTTCTGGAGCACACACAGCAAcagcacatcctctaccagcaggagcagcagatTCTACACCAGCAGATACAG GCTCTGTCCCTGGGCCATGGAGAGACCCAGCCCAGTCACCTGACTCACCAGCTCCAAAG GTTGCGTATCCAGCCGTCCAGCCCGCCCCCCACAAATCCCAGCAATCACCTCTTCAGACAGTCCAATCAGAGCCCGCCCCCGGGCAGCTCGGGGATGATGCAGGGACACG GAGCCCAGTCCTCCGTGCCCTACCAGCACAGTGCCGCGCTCTTCCAGGCCCCCAGCGGCAGCCCTCCCCCCACGGCCCTGCCCCGCATGGCCCTGCCCCAGCCGCAGCCCGGACTCCCCCGCGCGGTTGGTATGGCCCAGCAGCAGCCCGGAGTCCCCCGCGCCGTTGGTATGACCCAGCAGCAGGTGACCATTCAGGTGCAGGAGGCGGAGCTGGGGGCCGCGGCCCAGCGGCAGGGCTTCCTGTCCACGCCCTGCGGCCACCGGGTCCTTGGCAAGCAGCTGAGCGCCGACAGCGCGGAGACCCACAG TCGCAGTTTGAGCCGGTTCCAGTGCTCCACTGCCTACGACCCCAACCAGTTCAGCCCGCACCTGTTCGGGGAGGGCGTGCGGGCCCCCGGCGGGGGCGGGGTGGTGGGCGGATACAACCCCTACCTGCAGGGCACCTCCCTGAAAGTGCCGGGTCTGGAGGCCTACCAGGCCGGCGGGGGCTCGGCGGGGGGCGTGGGGTACGGGACCCCCTCGCCTCTGCAGCAGGCCCTGCTGTCGCCCACCCCCCCGGAGTACCGCCCCTCCCAGCAcgtcacccccaccctccaggGCCTGCTCTCCCCCCGCCACTCCCTGAGCGGACACGCCGACCCCCGGCTGCCCCCCCAGGACCTGGCGGCCCTCctgaagaggcagagccccCGGCCCGGCCCCCCCTCCGGCACCCCCCAGGACTACAACGAGCTGCTCCTGCTGCGCCACCTGAGCCAGGGGGAGCCCCTGGAGCCCCCGCCCAGCCCCCAGCACTACCACCTGCTGCAGATCCGCACCCCTGACTGCCCCCCCCTGCAGCTGCCCCACTCGGAGAGCATGGAGGAGGACGAGCCCCCCGGGTACCAGGACGGCCTGCTGGCCAAGGCCGTGGCCTGCGTGGAGGGCCACGAGCTGCTGGGGGCCCCTCCGGGGGCCACTCCTCCCTACGGCACGCCCACGCACAGACTCCCCTACCTGCGCAATGCCTCCACAGCTAGAG ACTCCTCTGGGCCTGAGCATGTGGAGTGCAGGCCCCCGGGCCAGACCATGGAGCTGCCTGATCACAATGGTGTGGGTTATGTGACGCGAGGGCCCCAGGCGGAGGGCTACCGGCCCCGGGGGCCCCTGCAACGGCACCACACCATCCAGACCGCCGACGACgcctat gaTCAGGCCGAGTCCATGGCGGGAATGAGCCTATTGGCCGGGAAGGCGCTTAGCTCCGCCCGGATGTCTGACATCCTCAGCCAATCATCTCTGACGGGGAGCCAGCAGCTTCACCATCGGGAGGAATCGG tgtgtgatgtgGAGGGAGAGCTCCATGCCGCTGCTTGCTACCCCTCCTCCTGCACCAGCGACATGCTGCTGAGCTACAAACCCCCTGACCTGCAGTACAGTATGGAGCAGGCAGGAGTgtaa
- the sik3 gene encoding serine/threonine-protein kinase SIK3 homolog isoform X1, translating to MAAVSSGGAAGSAAAGITHPTRPAPAGMGAHNRAQPSSGINHPNRTVPAAGCITSPSHLPASRPPPARVGYYEIERTIGKGNFAVVKLATHMITKAKVAIKIVDKTQLDDENLKKIFREVQIMKMLRHPHIIRLYQVMETERMIYLVTEYASGGEIFDHLVAHGRMAEKDARRKFKQIVAAVHFCHCRNIVHRDLKAENLLLDHNLNIKIADFGFSNLFSRGQLLKTWCGSPPYAAPELFEGKEYDGPKVDIWSLGVVLYVLVCGALPFDGSTLQNLRARVLSGKFRIPFFMSTDCEYLIRHMLVLEPSRRLSMEQICKNKWMRLGDPDPEFERLIVECEQVKSERETELINDQVLIAMAEMGLDRERTLQSLQTDAYDHYSAIYSLLCDRLKRHKTLRIAQPSPRPIGYPMNPVQADQQGNPVSMTVPQVQLINPENQIVEPDGTMALDSDEGEEPSPEAMARYLSMRRHTVGVPDPRAEMQEELQKLAPGFPRTVPQPPFPPLATNMGPVHTLAPPQNLQPTQHLEYKEQSLLQPPTLQLLNGMGPLGRRASDGGANIQLHTQQLLKRPRGQSPLVTSPHPIPAVAPVDEEGSDGEPDQEAVQRSSYKDCNTLHLPMERFSPVRRFSDGAATIQAFKAHLENNSLIQQLKQECEQLQKMYAAPQDERFLEHTQQQHILYQQEQQILHQQIQALSLGHGETQPSHLTHQLQRLRIQPSSPPPTNPSNHLFRQSNQSPPPGSSGMMQGHGAQSSVPYQHSAALFQAPSGSPPPTALPRMALPQPQPGLPRAVGMAQQQPGVPRAVGMTQQQVTIQVQEAELGAAAQRQGFLSTPCGHRVLGKQLSADSAETHSRSLSRFQCSTAYDPNQFSPHLFGEGVRAPGGGGVVGGYNPYLQGTSLKVPGLEAYQAGGGSAGGVGYGTPSPLQQALLSPTPPEYRPSQHVTPTLQGLLSPRHSLSGHADPRLPPQDLAALLKRQSPRPGPPSGTPQDYNELLLLRHLSQGEPLEPPPSPQHYHLLQIRTPDCPPLQLPHSESMEEDEPPGYQDGLLAKAVACVEGHELLGAPPGATPPYGTPTHRLPYLRNASTARDSSGPEHVECRPPGQTMELPDHNGVGYVTRGPQAEGYRPRGPLQRHHTIQTADDAYDQAESMAGMSLLAGKALSSARMSDILSQSSLTGSQQLHHREESVCDVEGELHAAACYPSSCTSDMLLSYKPPDLQYSMEQAGV from the exons ATGGCGGCCGTGTCGAGCGGAGGTGCAGCTGGATCCGCAGCGGCCGGGATTACGCACCCTACCCGACCAGCCCCCGCAGGCATGGGCGCACACAACCGAGCACAGCCTTCATCTGGGATCAACCACCCGAACCGAACTGTCCCAGCTGCCGGCTGCATCACCAGTCCCAGCCACCTCCCGGCCAGCAGGCCCCCCCCAGCTCGAGTGGGCTACTACGAAATTGAACGGACCATTGGCAAGGGGAACTTCGCTGTTGTAAAACTAGCCACACACATGATCACAAAAGCCAAG GTGGCCATCAAGATAGTGGACAAGACCCAGCTGGATGACGAGAACCTGAAGAAGATCTTCAGGGAGGTGCAGATCATGAAGATGCTGAGGCACCCGCACATCATTCGCCTCTACCAG GTGATGGAAACAGAAAGGATGATCTATCTGGTGACTGAGTATGCCAGCGGTGGAGAGATATTCG aCCACCTGGTGGCCCACGGGCGGATGGCAGAGAAGGACGCTCGGCGGAAGTTCAAGCAGATCGTGGCGGCCGTGCACTTCTGCCACTGCCGCAACATCGTGCACCGAGACCTGAAGGCCGAGAACCTCCTCCTGGACCACAACCTCAACATCAAGATCGCAG ATTTTGGCTTCAGTAACCTGTTCTCGCGGGGCCAGCTCCTGAAGACGTGGTGTGGCAGCCCCCCCTACGCCGCTCCCGAGCTCTTCGAGGGAAAGGAGTACGACGGGCCCAAGGTGGACATCTGG AGTTTGGGAGTGGTGCTGTACGTGCTGGTTTGTGGTGCTCTGCCCTTTGATGGCAGCACCCTGCAGAACCTGAGGGCTCGAGTTCTAAGTGGAAAGTTCCGGATCCCCTTCTTCATGtccacag attGTGAGTACCTGATCCGGCACATGCTGGTCCTGGAGCCCAGCAGGCGGCTCTCCATGGAGCAGATCTGTAAGAACAAGTGGATGCGGCTGGGCGACCCCGACCCCGAGTTTGAGAGG ttGATAGTGGAGTGCGAGCAGGTCAAGTCAGAGCGGGAGACTGAACTCATCAACGACCAGGTGTTGATCGCCATGGCGGAAATGGGGCTGGACCGCGAGCGCACACTGCAG TCTCTGCAGACAGACGCCTATGATCACTACAGCGCCATCTACAGCCTGCTGTGTGACCGGCTGAAGAGGCACAAGACCCTGCGCATCGCTCAGCCCTCCCCCCGTCCCATTGGCTACCCCATGAACCCGGTGCAG GCGGATCAGCAGGGTAATCCGGTTAGCATGACCGTCCCCCAGGTCCAGCTCATCAACCCGGAGAACCAGATTGTGGAg CCCGACGGGACGATGGCTCTGGACAGTGACGAGGGCGAGGAGCCGTCCCCTGAGGCCATGGCACGGTACCTGTCCATGCGCCGGCACACGGTGGGCGTCCCAGACCCCAG GGCGGAGATGCAGGAGGAGCTCCAGAAGCTGGCCCCTGGCTTCCCCCGCACCGTCCCCCAGCCTCCCTTCCCCCCGCTGGCCACCAACATGGGCCCCGTACACACACTGGCCCCCCCACAGAACCTGCAGCCGACACAGCACCTGGAGTACAAG GAGCAGTccctgctccagccccccacccTGCAGCTGCTCAACGGCATGGGGCCCCTGGGCCGACGGGCCTCGGACGGCGGGGCCAACATCCAGCTACACACCCAGCAGCTCCTGAAGAGGCCCCGCGGACAGTCTCCACTCGTCACAAgccct caCCCCATCCCAGCCGTGGCCCCGGTGGATGAGGAGGGGTCTGACGGGGAGCCGGACCAGGAGGCGGTGCAGAG GTCCAGCTATAAGGACTGTAACACGCTGCACCTGCCCATGGAGCGGTTCTCCCCCGTGCGGCGCTTCTCTGACGGAGCCGCCACCATCCAGGCCTTCAAGGCCCACCTGGAGAACAACAGCCTGATCCAGCAGCTCAAGCAG GAGTGTGAACAGCTGCAGAAAATGTACGCTGCACCGCAGGACGAGCGGTTTCTGGAGCACACACAGCAAcagcacatcctctaccagcaggagcagcagatTCTACACCAGCAGATACAG GCTCTGTCCCTGGGCCATGGAGAGACCCAGCCCAGTCACCTGACTCACCAGCTCCAAAG GTTGCGTATCCAGCCGTCCAGCCCGCCCCCCACAAATCCCAGCAATCACCTCTTCAGACAGTCCAATCAGAGCCCGCCCCCGGGCAGCTCGGGGATGATGCAGGGACACG GAGCCCAGTCCTCCGTGCCCTACCAGCACAGTGCCGCGCTCTTCCAGGCCCCCAGCGGCAGCCCTCCCCCCACGGCCCTGCCCCGCATGGCCCTGCCCCAGCCGCAGCCCGGACTCCCCCGCGCGGTTGGTATGGCCCAGCAGCAGCCCGGAGTCCCCCGCGCCGTTGGTATGACCCAGCAGCAGGTGACCATTCAGGTGCAGGAGGCGGAGCTGGGGGCCGCGGCCCAGCGGCAGGGCTTCCTGTCCACGCCCTGCGGCCACCGGGTCCTTGGCAAGCAGCTGAGCGCCGACAGCGCGGAGACCCACAG TCGCAGTTTGAGCCGGTTCCAGTGCTCCACTGCCTACGACCCCAACCAGTTCAGCCCGCACCTGTTCGGGGAGGGCGTGCGGGCCCCCGGCGGGGGCGGGGTGGTGGGCGGATACAACCCCTACCTGCAGGGCACCTCCCTGAAAGTGCCGGGTCTGGAGGCCTACCAGGCCGGCGGGGGCTCGGCGGGGGGCGTGGGGTACGGGACCCCCTCGCCTCTGCAGCAGGCCCTGCTGTCGCCCACCCCCCCGGAGTACCGCCCCTCCCAGCAcgtcacccccaccctccaggGCCTGCTCTCCCCCCGCCACTCCCTGAGCGGACACGCCGACCCCCGGCTGCCCCCCCAGGACCTGGCGGCCCTCctgaagaggcagagccccCGGCCCGGCCCCCCCTCCGGCACCCCCCAGGACTACAACGAGCTGCTCCTGCTGCGCCACCTGAGCCAGGGGGAGCCCCTGGAGCCCCCGCCCAGCCCCCAGCACTACCACCTGCTGCAGATCCGCACCCCTGACTGCCCCCCCCTGCAGCTGCCCCACTCGGAGAGCATGGAGGAGGACGAGCCCCCCGGGTACCAGGACGGCCTGCTGGCCAAGGCCGTGGCCTGCGTGGAGGGCCACGAGCTGCTGGGGGCCCCTCCGGGGGCCACTCCTCCCTACGGCACGCCCACGCACAGACTCCCCTACCTGCGCAATGCCTCCACAGCTAGAG ACTCCTCTGGGCCTGAGCATGTGGAGTGCAGGCCCCCGGGCCAGACCATGGAGCTGCCTGATCACAATGGTGTGGGTTATGTGACGCGAGGGCCCCAGGCGGAGGGCTACCGGCCCCGGGGGCCCCTGCAACGGCACCACACCATCCAGACCGCCGACGACgcctat gaTCAGGCCGAGTCCATGGCGGGAATGAGCCTATTGGCCGGGAAGGCGCTTAGCTCCGCCCGGATGTCTGACATCCTCAGCCAATCATCTCTGACGGGGAGCCAGCAGCTTCACCATCGGGAGGAATCGG tgtgtgatgtgGAGGGAGAGCTCCATGCCGCTGCTTGCTACCCCTCCTCCTGCACCAGCGACATGCTGCTGAGCTACAAACCCCCTGACCTGCAGTACAGTATGGAGCAGGCAGGAGTgtaa